The Antennarius striatus isolate MH-2024 chromosome 23, ASM4005453v1, whole genome shotgun sequence genome has a segment encoding these proteins:
- the mtmr1a gene encoding myotubularin-related protein 1a isoform X1 — MDKQAGAAGGGEGAAPNRRTAGPPDPRTAGDSQDSPSGSHVEWCKQLIAATISSQISGPSDAGSRDHKRDSLDEGLCYHGDSDSEHPTNASNLPALRFGAQARMFQNKFPLLPGETIQATVKDVVYICPFSGLVNGTLTITDYKLYFTGVDRDPPFILDVNLGVISRLETISVLNQGENTKGLELVCKDLRSPRFAYKTEENHPDVVQVLARFCFPMSHNLPLFAFQYKEQFPVDGWKIYDPTAEYRRQGLPNESWTISRINSSYELCDTYPSILVIPTNITDEDMKRVAVFRAKHRVPVLSWIHPESQATIVRCSQPLVGPTDRRCKEDERLLQIIMDANAQSHKLTIFDARQSSVAITNKAKDGGYEAESFYPNAELNFLEIPNIHVMRESLRKMKDVVYPTIDEAHWHTAIDQTHWLEYIRLLLAGAAKIADKVESGKTSVVVHCSDGWDRTAQLTSMAMLMLDSHYRTLRGFQVLVEKEWISFGHKFSARVGHGDENHANSERSPLFVQFIDCVWQMTRQFPTAFEFNELFLVTVLDHLYSCLFGTFLCSSEQEGVAKELQTHTVSLWSYINSQPEEFTNPFYVDYEHHVLYPLVSSRHLELWSSYYARWNPRMRPQVPVHQALKELLVLRAELQRRVDELQREAASHSLSSSEHSPSPTHTSGTPLHTAV, encoded by the exons ATGGACAAACAGGCCGGAGCCGCCGGGGGCGGGGAAGGAGCGGCCCCGAACAGAAGGACCGCTGGACCCCCCGACCCGCGGACCGCCGGTGACAGCCAGGACAG TCCATCAGGTTCTCATGTGGAGTGGTGTAAACAGCTGATCGCAGCCACCATCTCCAGTCAGATCTCAGGACCGTCTGACGCTGGGAGCAGAGACCACAAG CGGGATTCGCTGGATGAGGGGCTCTGTTACCATGGAGATAGTGATTCTGAGCATCCTACCAATGCTTCG AACCTTCCAGCTCTTCGGTTCGGGGCTCAGGCCAGAATGTTCCAGAACAAGTTTCCTCTGCTCCCAGGAGAGACCATCCAGGCCACAG tcaaaGATGTGGTGTACATCTGTCCATTCAGCGGTCTGGTTAACGGAACCCTCACCATCACAGACTACAAGCTGTACTTCACTGGAGTGGACAGG GACCCTCCCTTCATTCTGGACGTAAACCTGGGAGTCATCAGCAGACTGGAGACCATCAGTGTCCTCAACCAGGGAGAGAACACCAAAGGACTGGAGCTGGTCTGCAAG GACCTCAGGAGTCCCAGGTTTGCCTACAAGACGGAGGAGAACCATCCAGACGTGGTTCAGGTTCTCGCCAGGTTCTGCTTCCCCATGTCCCACAACCTG CCCCTGTTTGCCTTCCAGTACAAAGAGCAGTTTCCTGTGGATGGCTGGAAGATCTACGATCCAACAGCAGAGTACCGACGTCAG GGTCTTCCTAATGAGAGCTGGACCATCAGCAGGATCAACAGCAGCTACGAGCTGTGTGACACCTACCCCTCCATCCTGGTCATCCCCACCAACATCACAGACGAGGACATGAAGCGAGTGGCCGTGTTCAGAGCCAAACACCGCGTCCCG GTCTTGTCCTGGATTCACCCGGAGTCTCAGGCCACCATCGTGCGCTGCAGCCAGCCGTTAGTCGGCCCCACGGACCGCCGCTGCAAAGAAGACGAACGTCTCCTCCAGATCATCATGGACGCCAACGCCCAGTCCCACAAGCTCACCATCTTTGATGCCCGGCAGAGCAGCGTGGCCATCACCAATAAG GCTAAGGATGGCGGCTACGAAGCGGAGAGTTTCTACCCCAACGCTGAGCTGAACTTCCTGGAGATCCCCAACATCCACGTGATGAGGGAGTctctgaggaagatgaaggacGTGGTGTACCCCACCATCGATGAAGCCCACTGGCACACGGCCATCGATCAGACACACTGGCTGGAGTATATACGG CTCTTATTGGCCGGAGCAGCAAAGATCGCCGATAAGGTGGAGTCTGGGAAGACGTCGGTGGTGGTCCACTGCAGCGACGGCTGGGACAGGACGGCCCAGCTCACCTCCATGGCCATGCTGATGCTGGACAGCCACTACCGAACCCTCCGCGGGTTCCAG GTGCTGGTGGAGAAGGAGTGGATCAGTTTTGGACACAAGTTTTCTGCT CGCGTCGGGCACGGCGACGAGAACCACGCTAACTCGGAGCGCTCGCCTCTCTTCGTCCAGTTCATCGACTGCGTGTGGCAGATGACTCGACAG TTCCCGACAGCGTTCGAGTTCAACGAGCTGTTCCTGGTGACGGTGCTGGACCACCTCTACAGCTGCCTGTTCGGGACGTTCCTCTGCAGCAGCGAGCAGGAGGGGGTCGCCAAGGAGCTGCAGACCCACACGGTGTCCCTGTGGTCCTACATTAACAG CCAACCTGAGGAGTTCACCAATCCCTTCTACGTGGATTACGAGCACCACGTTCTGTACCCGCTGGTGTCCTCCAGACACCTGGAGCTATGGAGCAGCTACTACGCCCGCTGGAACCCCCGCATGAGGCCTCAG GTTCCGGTCCATCAGGCCCTGAAGGAGCTGCTGGTCCTCAGGGCGGAGCTCCAGAGAAGGGTGGATGAGCTCCAGAGGGAGGCCGCCTCCCACTCTCTGTCGTCCTCTGAAcactccccctcccccacacacacctctggcACACCCCTGCACACTgctgtgtaa
- the mtmr1a gene encoding myotubularin-related protein 1a isoform X2 gives MDKQAGAAGGGEGAAPNRRTAGPPDPRTAGDSQDSPSGSHVEWCKQLIAATISSQISGPSDAGSRDHKNLPALRFGAQARMFQNKFPLLPGETIQATVKDVVYICPFSGLVNGTLTITDYKLYFTGVDRDPPFILDVNLGVISRLETISVLNQGENTKGLELVCKDLRSPRFAYKTEENHPDVVQVLARFCFPMSHNLPLFAFQYKEQFPVDGWKIYDPTAEYRRQGLPNESWTISRINSSYELCDTYPSILVIPTNITDEDMKRVAVFRAKHRVPVLSWIHPESQATIVRCSQPLVGPTDRRCKEDERLLQIIMDANAQSHKLTIFDARQSSVAITNKAKDGGYEAESFYPNAELNFLEIPNIHVMRESLRKMKDVVYPTIDEAHWHTAIDQTHWLEYIRLLLAGAAKIADKVESGKTSVVVHCSDGWDRTAQLTSMAMLMLDSHYRTLRGFQVLVEKEWISFGHKFSARVGHGDENHANSERSPLFVQFIDCVWQMTRQFPTAFEFNELFLVTVLDHLYSCLFGTFLCSSEQEGVAKELQTHTVSLWSYINSQPEEFTNPFYVDYEHHVLYPLVSSRHLELWSSYYARWNPRMRPQVPVHQALKELLVLRAELQRRVDELQREAASHSLSSSEHSPSPTHTSGTPLHTAV, from the exons ATGGACAAACAGGCCGGAGCCGCCGGGGGCGGGGAAGGAGCGGCCCCGAACAGAAGGACCGCTGGACCCCCCGACCCGCGGACCGCCGGTGACAGCCAGGACAG TCCATCAGGTTCTCATGTGGAGTGGTGTAAACAGCTGATCGCAGCCACCATCTCCAGTCAGATCTCAGGACCGTCTGACGCTGGGAGCAGAGACCACAAG AACCTTCCAGCTCTTCGGTTCGGGGCTCAGGCCAGAATGTTCCAGAACAAGTTTCCTCTGCTCCCAGGAGAGACCATCCAGGCCACAG tcaaaGATGTGGTGTACATCTGTCCATTCAGCGGTCTGGTTAACGGAACCCTCACCATCACAGACTACAAGCTGTACTTCACTGGAGTGGACAGG GACCCTCCCTTCATTCTGGACGTAAACCTGGGAGTCATCAGCAGACTGGAGACCATCAGTGTCCTCAACCAGGGAGAGAACACCAAAGGACTGGAGCTGGTCTGCAAG GACCTCAGGAGTCCCAGGTTTGCCTACAAGACGGAGGAGAACCATCCAGACGTGGTTCAGGTTCTCGCCAGGTTCTGCTTCCCCATGTCCCACAACCTG CCCCTGTTTGCCTTCCAGTACAAAGAGCAGTTTCCTGTGGATGGCTGGAAGATCTACGATCCAACAGCAGAGTACCGACGTCAG GGTCTTCCTAATGAGAGCTGGACCATCAGCAGGATCAACAGCAGCTACGAGCTGTGTGACACCTACCCCTCCATCCTGGTCATCCCCACCAACATCACAGACGAGGACATGAAGCGAGTGGCCGTGTTCAGAGCCAAACACCGCGTCCCG GTCTTGTCCTGGATTCACCCGGAGTCTCAGGCCACCATCGTGCGCTGCAGCCAGCCGTTAGTCGGCCCCACGGACCGCCGCTGCAAAGAAGACGAACGTCTCCTCCAGATCATCATGGACGCCAACGCCCAGTCCCACAAGCTCACCATCTTTGATGCCCGGCAGAGCAGCGTGGCCATCACCAATAAG GCTAAGGATGGCGGCTACGAAGCGGAGAGTTTCTACCCCAACGCTGAGCTGAACTTCCTGGAGATCCCCAACATCCACGTGATGAGGGAGTctctgaggaagatgaaggacGTGGTGTACCCCACCATCGATGAAGCCCACTGGCACACGGCCATCGATCAGACACACTGGCTGGAGTATATACGG CTCTTATTGGCCGGAGCAGCAAAGATCGCCGATAAGGTGGAGTCTGGGAAGACGTCGGTGGTGGTCCACTGCAGCGACGGCTGGGACAGGACGGCCCAGCTCACCTCCATGGCCATGCTGATGCTGGACAGCCACTACCGAACCCTCCGCGGGTTCCAG GTGCTGGTGGAGAAGGAGTGGATCAGTTTTGGACACAAGTTTTCTGCT CGCGTCGGGCACGGCGACGAGAACCACGCTAACTCGGAGCGCTCGCCTCTCTTCGTCCAGTTCATCGACTGCGTGTGGCAGATGACTCGACAG TTCCCGACAGCGTTCGAGTTCAACGAGCTGTTCCTGGTGACGGTGCTGGACCACCTCTACAGCTGCCTGTTCGGGACGTTCCTCTGCAGCAGCGAGCAGGAGGGGGTCGCCAAGGAGCTGCAGACCCACACGGTGTCCCTGTGGTCCTACATTAACAG CCAACCTGAGGAGTTCACCAATCCCTTCTACGTGGATTACGAGCACCACGTTCTGTACCCGCTGGTGTCCTCCAGACACCTGGAGCTATGGAGCAGCTACTACGCCCGCTGGAACCCCCGCATGAGGCCTCAG GTTCCGGTCCATCAGGCCCTGAAGGAGCTGCTGGTCCTCAGGGCGGAGCTCCAGAGAAGGGTGGATGAGCTCCAGAGGGAGGCCGCCTCCCACTCTCTGTCGTCCTCTGAAcactccccctcccccacacacacctctggcACACCCCTGCACACTgctgtgtaa